The Streptomyces europaeiscabiei genome window below encodes:
- a CDS encoding ABC transporter permease: MRLVLLRLLSVVALPLVLVTVWWLASDDSTDVYWPPLRTILTTFPDVWTAERLRADVLPSLLRLSAGYALAAVAGIALGTVIGSYRRVRAVCEPVLEFLRAVPPPVLVPVIMLFAGIGDTMKIVVIASGCVWPVLLNTVEGVRAVDSVLSETARSYGITGVARLRNVVLRSASPQIFAGLRQALSIGIILMVISEMTASSNGLGHTIVQFQRSFAIPDMWTGILVLGLLGFLLSVVFRLVERRVLGWYHGLRASSRRSW, encoded by the coding sequence GTGAGACTCGTGCTGCTGAGGCTGCTGTCCGTCGTCGCCCTCCCCCTCGTCCTGGTCACCGTCTGGTGGCTGGCGTCGGACGACAGCACCGATGTGTACTGGCCGCCCCTGCGTACGATCCTCACCACCTTCCCGGACGTCTGGACGGCCGAGCGGCTGCGCGCCGACGTCCTGCCCAGCCTGCTGCGCCTGTCCGCCGGGTACGCCCTGGCCGCCGTGGCCGGCATCGCGCTCGGCACGGTCATCGGCTCCTACCGCCGGGTGCGGGCGGTCTGCGAACCGGTCCTCGAATTCCTGCGGGCCGTGCCGCCGCCGGTCCTCGTCCCGGTCATCATGCTGTTCGCGGGCATCGGCGACACGATGAAGATCGTCGTCATCGCGAGCGGCTGCGTGTGGCCGGTCCTGCTCAACACCGTCGAAGGCGTACGCGCGGTGGACTCCGTGCTGTCCGAGACGGCCCGGTCGTACGGCATCACGGGCGTGGCCCGGCTGCGGAACGTGGTCCTGCGCTCGGCGAGCCCGCAGATCTTCGCGGGGCTGCGCCAGGCGCTGTCGATCGGCATCATCCTCATGGTCATCAGCGAGATGACCGCGTCCAGCAACGGGCTCGGCCACACCATCGTCCAGTTCCAGCGCAGTTTCGCGATCCCCGACATGTGGACCGGCATCCTCGTCCTCGGCCTGCTCGGGTTCCTGCTGTCCGTCGTCTTCCGGCTGGTCGAGCGGCGCGTGCTCGGCTGGTACCACGGTCTGCGCGCATCCTCCCGGCGGTCGTGGTGA
- a CDS encoding ABC transporter permease: protein MRGADTLLGAAGLAGFLALWEAVPRLGLVEDDYFPPVSRVADALAGELADEAFWVALGDTLTGWAVGLLIAVTAGILTGVVIAVVPYLREATSSTIEFLRPIPSVALIPLAVLLYGSELRSVLLLVVYASFWQILIQTLYGVQDVDPVAEETARSYGLGTWARIRYVLWPTALPYVMTGVRLAAAVALVLAVTAELVIGAPGLGRRISVAQTSQAVPEMYALVVVTGLLGLIVNMGARTVERRALAWHQSVRGEVTV, encoded by the coding sequence GTGAGGGGTGCCGACACGCTCCTCGGCGCGGCCGGGCTCGCGGGGTTCCTCGCCCTCTGGGAGGCGGTCCCGCGGCTCGGCCTCGTCGAGGACGACTATTTCCCGCCGGTCAGCCGAGTGGCCGACGCCCTCGCCGGTGAACTCGCCGACGAGGCGTTCTGGGTGGCGCTCGGTGACACCCTCACCGGATGGGCGGTCGGGCTGCTGATCGCCGTGACGGCCGGGATCCTCACAGGAGTGGTCATCGCCGTCGTGCCGTATCTGCGCGAGGCGACGTCCTCCACGATCGAGTTCCTGCGCCCGATCCCCTCGGTCGCTCTGATCCCCCTCGCCGTCCTGCTGTACGGCAGCGAACTGCGGTCGGTGCTTTTGCTGGTGGTCTACGCGTCCTTCTGGCAGATCCTGATCCAGACCCTGTACGGCGTCCAGGACGTCGACCCGGTCGCCGAGGAGACGGCCCGCTCCTACGGCCTCGGCACCTGGGCGCGGATCCGGTACGTCCTGTGGCCCACAGCCCTGCCGTACGTCATGACGGGCGTCCGGCTGGCCGCCGCCGTGGCCCTCGTCCTGGCCGTGACCGCGGAACTCGTCATCGGCGCACCGGGGTTGGGCAGGCGCATCTCCGTCGCGCAGACCTCGCAGGCGGTGCCGGAGATGTATGCCCTGGTCGTGGTCACCGGGCTGCTGGGGCTGATCGTCAACATGGGCGCCCGCACGGTGGAGCGGCGGGCCCTGGCCTGGCACCAGTCGGTGCGTGGGGAGGTGACGGTGTGA